The genomic region GCTGTTGCATCAGTTAAGGAAGAAGATCTATCGAAGTTGTCATCATCGGAAATGTATGTGACACTCGAACCATGTAGCCATTACGGAAAAACACCTCCATGTGCTGATTTACTGGTTAAGCATAAGTTTAAGAAAGTTATAGTTTGTAATCTTGATCCTAATCCTTTGGTTGCCGGACGAGGAATCAAGAAATTGGAATATGCTGGGATTGAAGTGAAAACAAAGTTCCTTGAAGATGAAGGTTTCGAGATCAATAAACGCTTTTTTAAAGCGATGACGTTACAACAACCCTATATTTTATTGAAATATGCTCAAACTGCTGATGGTTTTGTAGCTAGAGAAAACTTTGATTCAAAGTGGATTAGTAATCAATACTCCCGTCAGTTAGTACATAAGATGAGAGCTGAAGAAGACGCGATTATGGTAGGTCGTAATACTGCTTTTTACGACAATCCTACATTAAATGTAAGAGATTGGGCAGGAAAAAACCCGTTGAGAGTGGTCATTGACAGACACTTGAAGCTACCTTCTTCTTATCATCTTTTTGATCAAAAAATTCCAACAGTAGTTTATACTTTAGAAGATAAAGAAGACATTGATAATGTCACTTATGTTCAATTAAAACAGGATACTTTTTTTGAAGAATTACTTCATGACTTGTTTCAACGAAAAGTACATTCATTAATTATTGAAGGTGGAAGTACAACACTAGACCAATTTATTGCTAAAGGTTTATGGGATGAAGCACATGTTTTTACATCATCATCACAAAAATTTAAAAAGGGAATAGCCTCACCAACCTTACAGCATGCTGAAAAAGTGAGCCAACAAACTATTATGGGTGACGATTATTCGATATATTATCGTATTAAAGATTAAATCGTTGTCGGTATGAATAAGAATGAAGTGATGGATG from Flammeovirga agarivorans harbors:
- the ribD gene encoding bifunctional diaminohydroxyphosphoribosylaminopyrimidine deaminase/5-amino-6-(5-phosphoribosylamino)uracil reductase RibD is translated as MEEKYMQRALQLAKLGIGKVSPNPMVGAVIVYNDQIIGEGYHQQYGEPHAEVNAVASVKEEDLSKLSSSEMYVTLEPCSHYGKTPPCADLLVKHKFKKVIVCNLDPNPLVAGRGIKKLEYAGIEVKTKFLEDEGFEINKRFFKAMTLQQPYILLKYAQTADGFVARENFDSKWISNQYSRQLVHKMRAEEDAIMVGRNTAFYDNPTLNVRDWAGKNPLRVVIDRHLKLPSSYHLFDQKIPTVVYTLEDKEDIDNVTYVQLKQDTFFEELLHDLFQRKVHSLIIEGGSTTLDQFIAKGLWDEAHVFTSSSQKFKKGIASPTLQHAEKVSQQTIMGDDYSIYYRIKD